The genomic interval ACCCCGCTGTGGTCCAGAGTGGAGGAGCACCCTAGGAATCTGGGTAAACTGCGCATCAGGCCCCTGATGGGGAGTTTCCGGAATGGTTTGGAAAACAAACTTTCAGGCCACAGTGACAGTTCCCCCTTGAGAGGTCAACCTGATAGGAGGCTGGTCCGCctgcagcagaggggagggggcggcctgaggctctgggggtggggctccaTCGAGTGGGGTTTCCAGGAATGGAACCTTCTGTCCCCCAGGCAGCAACTGAAAATTGCACCCCTGCCCAGAAGTGTTGACCGGGCCACCCAGGGCCTCACCCGGTGGTTCTGGTAGGCAGTGACCGCAGTGAAGCGTGTCTCCTCAAACACAAAGGTTTTGAAGTTCTCCTCGGCGTATTTCTCGCTGTCTTTGCGCGGGTCCACATAGACCACGTGGAAGCGTGGCTGGTATCTGTGCATGGAGTTGAGAATAATCTGGAAGAAAGGTGGTGAGGGCCGAGCTAGGAAACCAGCCAAGGTCCGGACGGGCAGTGAGCTTCCAGACAACTCGGCAGAACCCTGAGCTCCCAAAAGGAGGCTGGGCCGTGGGGCATCACTGCCTGGATTCCAAAGGCTGCtgccctcacccccccaccccgcatgGCCCCATCCTTTCCAGTTAAAAAGCCTCCAGCAAAACacaaggagtggggagagggaagcagtgTGACCCATCAGTCCCCGAGCCCCTGACCGGAGGGCTAGCTCTCCTCGGCCTGTCCCTCATCCACACCCAAGCTGCCCAAGCTCTGCCTCTGGCTCCAGTCAGCAGGGACTCCCGAGGGCCTGCTGGGGGACAGGGCGGTAGCCTGGGGGGGTCGCTCACATGGCCATTGTCGTCCAGCAGGTTGTTAGTCAGCTTGAGCTTGTCGAAGGAGACGATTTGCTTCATCCACTGTGCCCCCTTGGCCGGTGAGTCGGGGTGGTAGTGTACGCGGCCGGGCGTGGCGGGGTCTGCCTTCCCGGCCACCAGCCAGGATGAGCTGTGGAAGGCGTACCTGGGACGCCGGGGCAGGGGCCACAGCATGCTGGGGTGAGGGCCTTGCCGAGGGAACCCCGAAGGTGCCTCTGATGAGGTTCCCACAGGTGAACGGGGAGCTTTTCCAGGGGCAAtgtgaggaaagagaaaactcCCCGTCCTGATACACAAGCGGCAGGAAGCGACCAGAGGGAGGAAGCCGGGCCCTGGCGCCACATTTCGCCGCACGCGGGTCGCTGCTCTGGGCCTCCTGTGTCGCCGGCGCGGCGGGAGCCCAGATTGGGCCACGCCGGCGGCCTAGGGCGCAGGGCGGACCAGGTTCTCTTTATTAATTGCTGTTAATTGTCCGGGCGGCCAGGCCCGCCCTGCATAATCTCTCCTGGCCACCCCACCTTTCCTGCCAGCTCTGGGGCCCAGCGTtcccggggggtgggggaagggacgGGGTGCCGGCGCTCACCTCTCGGGAGAGGGGGACACGGAAAAGGCAGGGGCTGTGTGCGAGGGGCCAGACGGTGGGGGCCCAGCCTGCATGACCCCCTGAGGGCCACTCCCCAGAACTGCTGGGGATGGGGCGTGTGGGTCTGGGGTctggcaggagtggggagggggcaccGGTCACTACTGTCCTGGGCCACCCACCCTCACCAGCCTGGCCAGGCAGGGACCCACCGCCCTCCAGGCCCGGCTGGGCGCTCACCGGTAGCGCTTGTCGTCCACGGGCACAAAGTCCATGAGGAGCATGTAGTCGGCCATGGGGTCCATGCCGAAGAGCTTCACTTGGAAGGTGGGGAACATGCGCCTGGGGGCGGTGGGACCTCGGTCACCtcaggtgggggagggcagggcgaCCCGCCTCCACCAGCCCAGGACATGGCCTCCCCGCCCGGCCGGCCGCTGTGCTGGGTGGGGAGGCCCCTCATCGCATCTCCCCTCACTCATCTGCTTGACTAACCCGACCAAGCCCCTGCCCAGCCGAGGGTGAGTGGACCGCAGGACAGCCCCCTGCCCCCTTTTTAGAAACACAACAATGGCGAACTCAGTGCTCGAGCCAAGCCTCCACTCTTGAACATAGGCCTTTGGCTTCTTCCGTCAACTCTGCCCATGTAGACCCAGCCTAGCAACTGCCGATCCAGCCGTCCCATCCCGAGCTAGCCTCAGCCGGCAGTAGCACCGGCCCCCGGGATCCTCCGCCCTTGGGCAGGCCTCCCCTGCTCGATCTCATCAACTGCCCTAAGCTCCCGGCTCAAACAAAGTGAAAGCGAGGCAGCCCGTGTGATTCTGAGGAGTCCCAGTCGCCCTTTCGGCTGGATCTGCGGCTGCTCCCCAGTCCCTCCAGTAAGGCCGAGCCTTGGAGTCCACAGTCCCGACTCTGAGGCCCTGCCTCCCACCCAGTGCTGGAGTCTCCCCACCTTCCTCGGGGACACACGCAAGTTCCCAAGACGCAGCTACTCAGGGCTGACTTGGCTTGTGTCCTTGGGGTCCCCTAACTCTCCCCTCCCCGGGCTCCGACTCGGTGACTGACCCGGGCTCTGGAAAGGACATTCTGTGGCTCGTACCCTGGGCACTGGCCATGGGCCGGCCTTGCCCTGAGTGTGGGCCGCTGGGTCCTGGAGGACAGCATGAGGCCCCCACCTGCTGGTCCTGCAGCTTCCCCTCACAGGCAACTCCTTGCGGGCGGTGGGCAGAAAACAGATGCCAGCCCTCCTGGACAAGCCTGCCACGCCTGCCCTCGCCTCGGCAGGCCGGAGAGGGCTGCAGAATGCTGGCTTCTGGGGCGAGCCTGGCCCCGCCGAGGCCCTTGCTGGGCTGGACTGGGCCGGAGGCTGGGGCACAGTCCTCatggggtggcggggggaggccAAGTGCCCAGGCCAGCGGGAGAGCCTGGAGAAGACCCCTGATCTGGAGCTGGGCACAGGCCCCAGGCTCCCAGGGCGGACGCCGCGGCACGGAAAGAGAAACCACGAGCAGGCTCTGCAAACAGGCCCTGAGCTCCCGTTGGCTGTGTGGACCCAGAGCTGGTGTCTCCTGTGTACACTAGACACAGACCGGCACCCGCCTTTGTCTGCCGGTCAAATTGGTTGCATCGCAAAACTTGTTCCCCTTCTCTCTGGGCCCTTAAAACAAACACAGGCCAATTGAAGGCGGCGGCcccagcagcagagccaggcccCACCATCGCCCGAGACGTAGGCCTGAGAAGACTGGATAGCAATCTCCCCTGAAACACAGCACAGTTTTGAAGGGTCTTAACTCTCTCCTACAACGTTCCAGACCATTGCCCCATGGCCGGGCTGCGCCTCTATTTAGCCCGGATGGACTGAACTAGGGAACCAAAGAAGGCAGTTTCCTCTGAAAAGTTGGGATCCACTGGGATCTGCCAGTTGGTGAGGCCACTGGGAGGGCCCGGCGAGCTGAGCCGGCCCCTGCTTCAGGCGCCGGCGTCCTGGGGCTGAGGGTGCACCCGGGCGGCCGCGCTCCTCCGCCGGCCCCTCCGCCCGCGCGCCAGGCGGCTGTCGCCGGAGCCGGGACCCAGGAGCGAAGGAGCCGGCCGCGCCCCCACCCCGCTTGCCGGCCCCGCTCGCGTGCGTCGGACCGAGGCGCGCCGCTAGGGAGGGGCGCCCTGACCTGCCGGCCTTGGTGACGATCATCTCGGTGCCCAGCTGGTTGAACTCGTCCCACAGTGCCTTCATCTCCAGCTGCACGCTCACGCTGGCCACCTTCGCGTTCTTCTTCACCGGCGCCTTGGCGGCGGCCGCGCAGCTGGCCCCGGGGCCCTCAGGCTCGGCAGCGGCGCTGGTGGCGGCCCCGGCGGCCGGCGCGAACGGGTAGGCGTGCGGCGGGCCCGGGGcgccgggggcggcggcggcgcacGGCTCGTAGCGCGGCGGCGGGGGCTCGCGCGGGCCGTACGGGTCGGCGCCCGGCGACGCGGCGCCCGGGAAGCCCCCCGCCGCCCCCAGGCCGCTCAGGCTGCTGGCCGTGAAGGCTGCAACGTCGCAAAAGTGCGAGAGCTGCGTGAGCCACGGGCTGGACACCGCGGAGATCATGACCCGCGGGCCGCGCCGCCCCGCCGAGGTGAGCGCTGCCCCGCGCCCCGGGCCGAGTGGCGGGCGCGCGCTGCGCTGCGCCCCGGGCCGCGCCGCCCCACGCCGCCGCCCGCGgagccgccccgccccgccccgccccgcgccgcgcccccgcccccgccgagACAatggcctcccccagccccctccccgcccccgcctcctccCGGCCCCCCGACCGCCCGGACCGGCTCCCCAAAGCGAGCGCCCGCCGGCCGCCCCTCGCTCTGCCGCCCTCCCGCGTTGCACTTCTCTCTCCGGGCTCTTTGCAATTTGTTATTTCCTTACCTTTGTCTTCCTCGTTCAAGTCTCCCCTCCGcatcctctttcctccttccactATCTCTCTCGAGTCTCcttatttctgctttattttctgcctcttcctctttttcctgctAGCCCCTCAGcgctttgtctttcttttcagtCTGCCTGTCCCCCTCCTTTCTGCGTGCGTCTCTCTGTTATTCATggcttttaactcttttttttttttgaataaaaactgaactctttttctttttttatgactcaaCTTTCTTTCGTAAAATTTCCTCCACTTTCTTCTCTTTCGTTCTTGccctcttcatttccttttcatctttcttcttttgggttttctgttttctctccttttctcaatttctttttctcccgCTGCCCCCCGCCTTTTCCGTGTCCCCTGACAATCTCAcgctcctctcctttcctcccgcCTCTCTGAGCTCACGGCCCCTCTGCCACCGCCTTTCTCTGGTCCTTCTTTCCtgtcctcccagcctcccctcgCCCTCTTCTGCTCCTGTGTCTAGCTGCGTGCGGGTCTCTGCAGCGGGGTCCCCAGGCTGGAGGGTCCCCAGGCTGGACGGGGGCACAGAATTTGGGCAGGATGCCCCCCTTTCTCTCCACCCTAGAGTCCAAGCTAGAAGCCTGGAACTCACCCCGCCAGAGCTCCCTCCACCCGCTCTTTGCCCGGATCCTGCCAACCCTCTTTGCTTGGGCCCCACGGCAGCAGGGGCAGGGGATCTGGCGGGCGGGTCCGTGTAGACGTAGCAGGAGGCTCACCTTCCATGTCCCTGGTGACGGTGCTGAAGTGCATCCCGGCCGGGGATCCCAGCAGCCTGCGAAGCTTCGCCGGGTCGGAGAACCCGGGTTCCAGGCGAGCGGTGTGCTCTGCGGCCTCTGCTGCAACCAGAGAGGCAATGCTGAACGCGCTGGCCCGGGGAGACAGCGGGCTCCGTGCGTCCATAGGCGCCTGGCGGCCTGACCGGCGCCGCCTCCGACTGCGTGCACCCGGCCCCACCGAGGCCGGCCCAGCCCTCAGGCCCCGGGGGCGGGGGCCTGCGGTGCCACTCACAGCCGCCGGCCCTGGGCCCAGGGGATTATGGTGTCACGGCCCCCCACTCTGGGCCGGTGGCAGCCGAGGGGCCCTGATGGGTTGAGAGCCCTGGGGGTGTGGGCCCTCCTGCTTTTCAAGGTCCGGGCCCCTTGCCTCTGCTCCCAGGGGCCTCCATGACCAGCACCCCTTGGACATCCCGCTGCTCCCCGAGGCCTGGGTTCCCTCTGTACAGCGAAGCCATCAGCTTCCCCAGCCCCCGAGGGGAGGTGGGGACGCTGGGAGCGCCCAGCCCCAGCCCGAAGCTGTGGGGCACCGGCCCTGCCCCTGTCCTCCCGCCTCCTCTTCCCCGGCTGCCCCTGCACCTGGGTGAGGAGAGGGCAGTCTGGGCTCCGGCACTGGCCACAGGCGGACAGCCCCAGGGCCACGGCGTCGTCCTTTCCTCGGTGCTCAGGGACAGGACCCAGCCCAGCAAGCGGCCCCCAGCCCTCTTCGGTCGGCTCACTGTCGTGGCTGGGGACCCTGAGCAGAGGGACGCCGCCCAGGCCAAGCAGCCCGGGAGCCCGAGCGTCACGCGCACCCGCGCGCACCACCCGCCTCTGGCCAGGACGCTTATACATCCGGAGGGTGGGCAGTGCCCGCTCCTCCAACCTCCCCGCGCACCGGCCGGGTGCAGggagggccgggggcggggcctggactGGCCGAGGGAGCCGAGGACACGTCGGAGGAATTCAGGCCGCCGGCCGGGTCGTATGCTGCCCCTCGCTCACCACCCACCCCACAGCCAGCCTGCCCGCCTGGGAAGGCCCTGCTGCCCAGTTGGGCCTTCAGGCCCAGGCATCCCAGACGCTAAGACCTGACTTGGCCTGTGCTTCCGCGCACCTACTgcttctgaggcctctctgccCAGTTCAGGGCATCCATGGCCTTCCAGTCCAGAGTCTCCCCAGCAGGGCGCCAGGCCTCCCTGCTCCCAGGATCCTCTCTGGCCCTGCACTGAGGCTCTGGCAGTCAGGCCTCCATTTCCAAGGCCTCTGTTGCTTTGCCTGCGCTTGCCTGGACgggagtgggaagcagcagcctcTCTCAGGGTTTTTACAGTCCCAGGGCCTCAGATCCCAGGCTGGAGGGGATGCTGGCTCTGAGGCAGGAAGGCCCAGAAACTGGGGACCTGGGAGTGGGCTCCAGCAGGAAACGCCTGGCTCCCGGGCCTGAGGTCCAGGAAAGATACATGGCTGGAGGCAAGTCGGTGAGCATGTGGGCCCAGCTGTGTGACTGGGGTGGGTGCGCGTGACCTCAAGTACAGtgagccctgccccaccccctagGCTGGGGCTGCAGCTTTGTGGACCATGCCAGAAAAGGGAAACTGTTGCCAGGGTGTGCCCCCCACCCAGAGTGGCCATGTGGGGCTGTGACAGTGACAGTGATCTGTGGGGCCCAAGAGCAGGTCCAGGGAGTGGTGTGATGCGCCAGGCCTCCAGGACCCCAGGTGGAGATGCTCCTGGTGGAGGGAGAGCCCGGCTGGCAGGGGAGTTGGTGGGGGCAGGTCATGGTGGTGCTGCAGGAGGGGAGCCCGTGCTGAGGGTCTGCACCTAGAGAGGCATGCAGAGCGGTCACCATGGGTACCTCTTGCTGGTGGTCTGCATCCAACCTGCAGGTGGGTGCGTGGGGTGCGTGTGGTTGTATGCCATCTGGGATGTGTGCTGTCCTGGCATGTGGGGGTGCCCGTGGTTGTGTCCTGTGCACCTGGGGAGCCTTCCTTGTATACCTGGGCGAACACCTGAAGACAGTGGGCAGGTGCCCAGTCTGAGGCAGACACCAATGTtgagaaaggagaaatgaaagtgaaaaactcTGGGGCTTCTGGAGTCGCAGGGTCAGCCTCCTGGGACACTGTCCTGAGGTCCCTGGCCCTCGGAGTCTGAGGTGGTAGACAGGAGATGGGGTCCTCCCAGCCCCTCATTAACCCCTTCATGCCTGAGCTGGGATCTGGGAGGCCACGCTAGGTGGGGAAAAGCGCGGGAGCAGAAAGGACGCTGTGGCATGGGCCAATGGGCCAATTCTGGTCGAGAGAGCGCTGGAGGAGGTCAGGGCCCCCCCGTGCCGCTCCGCCTGGGACTGGCAACCCTGCTTCCCCGGCTGCAGCTACTCACCCGAGCAATTGCAGACCCCGAACCCCTCTGTCAACGCCCGGTCCCTGCTGGAATCCAACTGCAGGGGCCCAAAGAGGCCTGAACGCTGCGGAGTCACCGCCTCCCGCGCCTCCGGGGTGAGCTCCTCGGACCCTCCTCCGTCCCTCCCGGAGCGATCCGCCGCTCTCCTCACCGCCCGCCACCGCCCCACCCACAGTGCCCCCACCGCCCAGACAGAGCTCGCGCCCTCTGGTCCCGCGACGCCCCGCACACCGTGTCCGCGCGCGCCGCCGCCTGCGGGAAGTCCTCATCCCTCACCTGGAGCGGCCGCGGCTCCCTTCCGCCTCGCTCCCCCTGCCGGCCGCACCTCCGGGAGCGCGAGGTAGGAGGTCTGGCTGGGCGCCGGCCCGACCGGGCTGGAAGGGCTGGGTGCTGCCGGGGGTCGTGCGCTGCTCGGGCTCTGCCTCCTTAGGGCGCGGCGTGCCCCTCCACCTGGGACGTGGGCTGAAGACAAGACCCGCATTTCGCTGCGCCACTTGGCAGCGAAGGGGGAACTAGGATGAGACCACTTTACAGGCCCTAAAACCGAGGCTCTGCTTTGACCGGCCTCCGCGAGGTACGGGGACCAGAAGTCTAGCTGAGGACAGGAGGCGGCAGGGGCGGGATGGAGCCGAGGCAGACGCCCATCCTGGGTGCAGAACGGGCTGCAGCCTTTGCTTCTCTCTGCGGGCCCTGCACTGGGTCCCACGTGGGCACTGGGATCCATCCCAGCGCTTCCCCTGGCACCTTGCGTTTGGAGGCTCACTCATCCCCCACCCCAGCATCTTCAGAGTTTTGCCCGAAGCAAGCGCTGTTTCAGAGGTTTTCTCCCCAGCGCGCAGAAGGAGGCCCCTGGAGAGTCTGGCTGCACTGCTGCACCCAGCTCCGCCTCCCCGGAGCGCACGTGGCTTCCTCAGGGCAGCCGTCAAGACTGGAGCCCTCACAGCTTTGGGGGGGACCCCACTCCTCACTCTCCCGCCACCATAAAGGCACTTCGACAGCGCCATGCGCAGCGCTCAGAATTCACTCTGGACCTCTCTGTTCTCACCCTTGGAAGGACCTTTGCGCCCTTGTGCATCTCTGGTGGGCGCCAAGCCCACCGATTGTTGTGCTCACGTGCTCCGCGAGACAAGGTGGGGCACCACCCGCTCCCCCAGCCTGGGTCTCCCGCTATCTGGGGCACAGGCGCACACAGATGGATCTGAGCGGTCGGCTGGAGGATGTGAGTGCGCGGAGCACTGGGGACCCAGTCCCCCAGGAACTAGAGCACCGAGCGGGGCAGAGCCATCTCCCCCACCCGGGGTTCAGAAAGAGAGGGGCTGGGCTTTTCTTGACCCGGTTCATTCGTTTCGGGATTGATTCACCGGGAACTGCCTCCAGGGCCTGCCTAGACGGGCCTCGGTGCTCTCGCAGGCAGGCCCCGCACCGGGAGCGGCCTGCGCCCTGCCTTTCTGCCGCCAGCAGCCGCTCCTCCCCGGACCCGCGGCCCGGGTGGCTGGGCCTCCGGGGGCCAGACCTTggcgggaggcgggagggggTGAACTTCGGTGGAGCCGGGAGAGGCGGGTGCGCAGGGCAGCTCCGTTCTCCCTTCGCAGCTCCATTCCTCCTCTCCGCTCCCCGCCCATAGTGGGCGCCTCGCGCAGGACCTCGGCCCCTGGGTGCGTCTCATCTGCATCCATCCAACAAAAGCGCTTGGGCCGCAATGCCGACAAATGGGGCTTTCTGGGTGGCCCGCTTGGGTGTGAATGGGCAGCGACCCTGAGCCCCCGAGGTGGGCGGGTGGGGCCGTTGTGGGGTGGCCTCCCTCTCCTGGCCCCTGGCTGGGGAGCCGAAGAGGACTCATGGGCTCCACCCATGAGGCGGGGAGGAACAGGCGCTGTCCACGCCGGTGGCTCTTGCGCGCCAAGCTCGTGGCCCCACTGGCTCCAGCGCGGTCTGCGCGACCTACCGTGGGTTTGCAGACCCTTGGGCGgtgcgggggctggggggggcggTGCTGGGCTGGGACCAGGGCCTGTGGGAGCTGGTAGTGAGGCCGCATCCATCCTGGGCACGGGCGGTTTCCTTGCCCCTACCCTGCTGGCCTGGTGTCTTGTGACACCGCCTGCAGGTTGAAGGAGGCgactccctctccccagcctgggggctcCATGCACCTGGACTAGCAGTGGCTCTGTTGGCCCCCTAACTGCTCCCAGGCCCTTTCCTCGGGGTGCCCCCAACTGAAGCACAAGTCCCTGCGAGCCCACCCAGGCTTCTTCCTTGGTGGTGGACTCTTACCCCAAACTCTGGCGGGGGAccctgtgctgggccctgagccCCAGGTGCATAGTACGGTTCATGTGTGCGGGACTGAGGACTGTGAGGAGGTGCCAGGCAGAACCCATGGAGTTCTTGGCAAAGGCTGGGGACCAGAAACAGCCTGGCATGTGCTCTTTGGTGGCTTGGAGATGACTCTGGATGGGTGAGCTGAGCCATGCCCAGGGAAGGGGCTGGTGCCCTTGCCCCTTCTGTGGCATCACCTGGGACTCTTCCAAGTCCTCAGTGCCACCTGCCTCCTGATCCAAGGGCCTGGACCCCGGGGGGCCAATGACTGCAGATTGAACAAAGGGCAACTGAGGGGGCGGACACGGACACTGGAGGGTGTCACCTGAGGGGTGACAGAGAAGCAGCACAGAGGCACACACTGCTGTGACACCAGCCCCTCAGAGCCAGAAGGGATGGGCCAGGGTCAGCACAGCCATGCACAGCTGGGTGCAGCCTCCCATCCGCCCCGGGCCTGGCTGTACTCCCCTCACTGAGGGTGCTGTCTTCTGGGCCCAGTGCCCAGGAGGACAGATGGGCGGAGACAGTGAGGGGATGGCCGGACCGGATGGGGCTGTCGGTCGGGCCTGGGTGATagcaccccctgccccccgcagGGCACCAGGGCCCCCTGCAGGCTGGAAGTTCCCACAGCtctagaacaaacaaacagacggCCCAACACACAGCCTGGCCCTGGGCCCCTCTCCAATTTCTCAGCCTGTTGATTTAGCTGCCCACTTGGTGGGAGGACCCAGCCACATGGGGAGCCGgctgtccatctgtctgtccatctacTGGCCACACTGGCCCCTCCACCCCAGGTGCTGTCAGGCAGAGGTGGGGCTCAGAGACCCAGGTGACCTAGATTTAGGCCGCCCACAGCTTCCGCTCTGTGGTCAGGACAGGGGGAGCCACACTCTCCAGGGAAGGGGATAGGCCCTCAAAGCCCCTGGGTGTGTTGGCTGAGGGCGAGAGGCCAGAAGCCGGACACCTGCAGACACTCTTCTCAGGTTCCTCTGGCTGGCAGGGGACACCGACTGGGTACACACACAACTGTGAGCAAGGGCACGAGtgtacatgcatgcacacaccacacacatacgtGAACGTACCCACAGATGCGCGTGCGCACACTCTTGTGTAGCACaccatacacacgcacacaccaacGTGGGCCAGAGTGCACACACAGGCACGTGCagaacacatacacagatacGCATGCATGTGCACCCCCTACAGTGACCCCTGTAACAAGTCATCAATGTCGAGGACTCTCACCTCAGTAACTCAGCTGGTCCTCAGCCTTACTTGGCTTGGACAAGGTCCATGTGGAGCCTCAGGCACTGCACAATGAAGATCAAAATGTTTCAGTCTGCTCTTGCGGGATTATTTCCTGAAAGTGACACCCTCAAATGATGCCCCTGGGGGAAGGTCCAATGGCCAGGACGATGCCCTGGACGTTGGGGACAGGAAGAGTCTGCCATAACAGTTCACTCAGCGGGAACCCTTCTGGGAGGGTCAGTCTCCATGCTCAGGCCCCAGCCCTGAGTCGGGCTTGGTGGGTAAGATGAGCAAGGAAGCTCTGGGAAGACACGGGGGCAGGGCCAGAGGCATGAGCAATGACCGCCAAGCGGGGGACTCCTGCACCTTTGTTAGCGGGGCCTCGCCAGGGCAAGCTCCCCACAATCAAAGGATGTATCGTGTCTCCTCTTCAAGATACAGCAGTTATAATAACCAAATATATCAGACTTGGAATTTCCATTAAATGCTTGATTCAGTTAGCAATTTAAATTCAAgttgtcaggcttccctggtggcgcagtggttgagaatccgcctgccaatgcagggcacacgggttcgagccctggtctgggaagatcccacatgccgcggagcaactaggcccgtgagtcacaactactgagcctgcacgtctggagcttgtgctccgcaacaagagaggctgcgacagtgagagacccgtgcaccgtgatgaagagtggcccccacttgcctcaactagagaaagcccttgcacagaaacaaagacccaacacagccaaaaataaataaataaaagatgcctCTCTTTagatatctattaaaaaaaaaaaattcaagttgtCCACGTTTTCGTTGTGACAGCCCAGCTTTCTCTTTGGAGAAGCTCCGGGTAGAAGTTGGTCTGAGGCAGTGGAGGATTGGCTCTGTGCCCGAGCCCCTCTCCGTCCCCTCTGCTCCCTGGCGGAGCCCCCAGGGCAGCTGGGTCACCCCATTAGCCCAGAACCACCGACCTGGTGTCCAGAGCTTCTGCCCACTGCCCTCGGCAGGCCCACCTCCAGGACCCTGTGGGCAGATAGGAGGCCGAGGCCTGGGGAGACCAGGGGAGGCAGCCAGGTCCCTCCCCAGCAGCTCTGTCTGGACTCCCCTTCTAGGGGAGGAGCTGCTGGGAAGAAGGCAGGGACAACGTTTTGGAGGAGATGGGCCCTTCAGAGCAGGCAGAGCCAGGGCAGATGGTGTGGCCCAGACATCACAAGCTGGGCTAGGCGTAAGCCTCACCCTGCAGTGCTCTGTGTCCTCCCCAAGCCTCAATGTTTCTGTCTGAGAAATGGGGAGAGAGCTGGAAGCCCCACAGTGTGGATTAAGCGAACTCCCGTCAGCTCCTGAACGTGGCTCCTCAGCCGATGGCACAGTTGTCCCAGGCTCCTTGGGCCGCCCCCCAGCCCAGCTGGTCCCCCAGGACTGTGGGTAGGGCAGCTGTTGTCTCTGTGCTCCTGTGGGGCCTTGGGACCTGGCGGGGATTCAGGGAGGGGGGGATGCTGGCCGTGCCCCCAGGAAGTCCAGTTGGGCCCGCTCTGCCTGGCTTCCCCGCCCAGCCCA from Globicephala melas chromosome 13, mGloMel1.2, whole genome shotgun sequence carries:
- the TBX1 gene encoding T-box transcription factor TBX1 isoform X2 codes for the protein MHFSTVTRDMEAFTASSLSGLGAAGGFPGAASPGADPYGPREPPPPRYEPCAAAAPGAPGPPHAYPFAPAAGAATSAAAEPEGPGASCAAAAKAPVKKNAKVASVSVQLEMKALWDEFNQLGTEMIVTKAGRRMFPTFQVKLFGMDPMADYMLLMDFVPVDDKRYRYAFHSSSWLVAGKADPATPGRVHYHPDSPAKGAQWMKQIVSFDKLKLTNNLLDDNGHIILNSMHRYQPRFHVVYVDPRKDSEKYAEENFKTFVFEETRFTAVTAYQNHRITQLKIASNPFAKGFRDCDPEDWPRNHRPSALPLMSAFARSRNPVASPTQPNGAEKDAAEARREFERDAGGPAVLGDPAHPPQLLARVLSPALPGSGVPLPGAPGGRPSPPHPELRLEAPGASEPLHHHPYKYPATAYDHYLGAKSRPAPYPLPGLRGHGFHAHAHPHAHPHHHPAVSPAAAAAAAAAAAAASMYSSAGAAPPGSYDYCPR
- the TBX1 gene encoding T-box transcription factor TBX1 isoform X1; this translates as MDARSPLSPRASAFSIASLVAAEAAEHTARLEPGFSDPAKLRRLLGSPAGMHFSTVTRDMEAFTASSLSGLGAAGGFPGAASPGADPYGPREPPPPRYEPCAAAAPGAPGPPHAYPFAPAAGAATSAAAEPEGPGASCAAAAKAPVKKNAKVASVSVQLEMKALWDEFNQLGTEMIVTKAGRRMFPTFQVKLFGMDPMADYMLLMDFVPVDDKRYRYAFHSSSWLVAGKADPATPGRVHYHPDSPAKGAQWMKQIVSFDKLKLTNNLLDDNGHIILNSMHRYQPRFHVVYVDPRKDSEKYAEENFKTFVFEETRFTAVTAYQNHRITQLKIASNPFAKGFRDCDPEDWPRNHRPSALPLMSAFARSRNPVASPTQPNGAEKDAAEARREFERDAGGPAVLGDPAHPPQLLARVLSPALPGSGVPLPGAPGGRPSPPHPELRLEAPGASEPLHHHPYKYPATAYDHYLGAKSRPAPYPLPGLRGHGFHAHAHPHAHPHHHPAVSPAAAAAAAAAAAAASMYSSAGAAPPGSYDYCPR